The Hypomesus transpacificus isolate Combined female chromosome 12, fHypTra1, whole genome shotgun sequence genome segment cATGCAGGCGACAGACTCGGTTCTGATGTGAGGCACTGGGTCGGGCCCGTTCATTAGGGATGCATTGATAGCTGAGGATGACACTTGTCACGTAGATTTGGATAAACATGATCATTGATTGGTATTCCATTGCTCGCTCACAATTTAGAGAAATTGCctaatattattattagttaCAGCATGTGTTAATGAGGGATAGGCTACCGCAATAGCAaagaaaacaatattttttacttGCTACCTCTGCCTTAAATGGTGTTAGATGTGGTGGTGGTAGATTGGGTGTTTTAGTATGACAACCAAATGGTGTATTGTACAATACCTATAACCACATGCATGCCAAGGCTTGCCAGGTGTCTTGCAGTCTCAAACCCCATTCCTCGGGCACCCCCAGTCACTATGGCAACCCTTCCATTTTGTTTGGGCAAAACTGTGAGGGAGAAAAGGATATGGTCCACATATTGCGTTGCAACACAATGACGACAAGAATCCTTTGGTCTATGCTTATTCTAGTCAAAATCTATGAAAACATGAATGCATTTCAATAACTGAACGTTATGCATGCCTGGCCTAAACATTCTGTCAAACTTTAATTGTCGTTGATTTACTCGTTTACAAAACTCTTTATCGGAGGATTTATGCAGAGTAGATTGCATGTTTGCATTGAGTCACAGGTCAATGCGTCCTTATTGACCTAGAGTTCCTGAATATGCTGGGAGGGACAAACCATTGTCCATGCAAAGAGTCTATCTTGATGCTCAACAACAGATCCTGCCTATAAGATAAGATGACCTTGTACGACCAGAACAGCCAGACTGATGGAAATTAGAGCAGACATCCTGCTTGACCGTGGCTGATTGTGCAGGATGCAGATTACATTAAATACAGCCAAGCGTCAATATAAATTCTAACACTGTGAATGTCACACCAACCAACAAGTAGTCAAATGAcatagtatatatatttttaaggtATTTATTAGAATATTCAATTCAATAGTATGGCTCTACTGTATCACTTCACATGGCACACAAGCTTTTGGCATCTGGCCAAATCGATAATATTATCGATTTCGCAGTGTTTATCTGAGCCCAAAAAAGCCTAAGCACATCAGGATTGAAACAGTAGTTAGACTAAGTGAATATCCAGAACGTAATAAAAGAACAGCAGCCAGAACTTTTATTGTACTTTTTGCTCTAAATTATAAACACTTTGCTCGATCATAAGTACGTTCCATAATTGCTTGTTTGTGTTCTATCAACTGGCATGCAGAATcacattataaaaaaataagaatttgcATAGTTTAATGTCTCATACAAACACTGAGCTCATGCAATTGGTTCCTGTTCTAGTCTGAAGCTCCACCCTTCCTGATCATCCTCACGAGGCTCCGCCTCATAGTAGCTCCTGGAGTTCTCATACAGAAACACCTGTTGATCTACGAAGGCCGGGGCGAGGCGATTCCTCTTGCCGCACAGAATTGTCCCAGAGGAGCTGAACAGTCTGTGACATGGGACACTGGTGGCAGGAACAGACCAGTACTTTTGGAGCACCTTGGGCAGGGTGGGGAACAAGGCCACATGGTTGGACCACCAGCGTAGAGGGTCCTCATTGAGGCCTAGAACCCTCTGagatttaaaattgctcagTTCCTCCACAACCTGAGCATGCAGCTCCTCCTGGTTCTCATCGGTGCCTGACTGGTAGAATATCACAGCTAGCGGGTTACTGTCCGCCATCATACATGGACTCGCAGATGCAAGAGCCTGCTTTTTGTCCGGTGGTTCATCGGACGACTGTGGGCGCTCCACAGAGCTAGGCTGCTCGGCCCTCTGTTTCTCCAGCACGGCCTTGGCCTCCTCGATGACCTTGGTGTCCACCTGGGAGCGTTCCTGTAAGGTGAGGAAGGGCAGCCTCTTGTAACGGGGATCCAGGAAAGCAGCCACATTCAGAAACGTGGCCGTCTCAGCCGTCTGTGAATAGGTGCTGGACAACACTCGGGAGACGACCTCTTTAGCCATTCCGATCTCTTTCAGATCCCGATCGTTCAACTTCAGGGCGGTGTTAAGAAGCATGTGGAGGACAGGTCGCACCATACTGATGGACGGATATCTACACGAGGTCATCATATCAGCCACAACTTTGAACGGCTGCAGCATTTCGATCATACCCTCGACCATGCTCCATTCAGTGCCCTCGAAACTCAGGTGATGGTTATCACTGTCCTCCACAAGGGCCGAGGTGACAGCGGGCTGTTGTTCTCGGAGGCGCAGCAGCATATGCAGGGTAGACATCCAAGATCGAATCCTGTCGTTGACCAGTTGACACTTGGACAGTCCGTGCAGCCTTTGCTTCTCTTGAAGGAGACAGATCGCCGTTAAAGACTGATGGAAATAATCCACGAGTTTTCTGCATTTCCCTAAAAAGCCATCCACATGGGGAAGCTGAAACGCTTCAGCCATTCCTCGATTAACTGTATGACCAAAGCAGGGCATTTGCACTGACAAGTCCAGGAGGGAGCAGGCCTTCACTATATCTAACGAGCCGTTAGTAGTAACGCCGCTGACTTTGTGGGTTATCCCCCATTCAACAAAGGCGTCGTACAACGCCCTGGTTATATTTTCAGATCTGTTGTCCTCCTGAACCTCAAATGTTTTAAGGCACTTGCTGCTCGTCGTGAAGACCGACGTCGAGCAGTTTTGGTTCAGGCAGTGCATCGATAGGGAGATGTAGGTCCTATTCTGGGTTTGGCTCTGCCAAAGGTCAGTGGAGACGCCGCAGTTAGCCACCCCGGCGAGCACGCTCAGCACGGCCTCGCGGCTCCGTTGGTACACGTGCGGGAGGAATTTCTTTGCAATGTCGCTTTTAGTGGGTGGCGAGTATCGGGGATCTGTGGTTTTCAAAAGGGCCTGAAAAGTGGGCTCTTCGACAACAGACACGGGGTACATGCCTTCACAGATAAAGCTGAGGACAGCAGAGGTCAAGTCACTGTGTCGTCTGTTCTCATATCCGAGGTTCGGCTTCGGGGGCTCCTGGGGATGCTGCTGATGAAAAGGCCCCTCAGGTTTTCTCTTGGAGTAGGCTGTGGCAAAGCCTCTCGCATTTGATCTGTGTTACTTTTCACAAACTCACAGAATTCATCCGGGTGGTTCTTCTCTAGATGGTATGATAGATTGGAAGTGTTGCCAGAGTAGGCAATTTGAGTCATACAAATGCGGCAGTATATCCTTTTCCAGTGTAGTATACATCCATCTGAATCAGTGTCAAAGCCAAAATACTTCCAGACTTTACTTTTGGCTCGTGGATGTGTAACTAGGTGGAGGTTAGATGACGATGCTCCTGTACTTTTATCCTCCATTGATTCCTTTTACAAGTCGTTCCGTTTAGGTGTGTTCACTCATCTCTGAGTACCTGACAAGGCAGTGAAATAAAGCTATGAAGCAAAAAGGTTGAACTTACTTAAAAAGATGTAACTAAATGCTATGTCACATAAACTGTCTTGGAGTTGTAATTGCTGGCTTTTGACAAATGAAGAGGTTCATCTtgaaaacaagtttgaaaacgaTCTTTAACTTTTTCACTAACATTCTTAGTGTGATTAGACTAGGGGCAAGCTCACAATTGGATTAAACCAAAGATTTACTAACACAAAAACTCTCATTGTGTAAGTATAGTTAGGTATGACAATATTCCCATGGAGAAGGAATTCTTCTGAAGGGAGTTTCTGGGCTAAAGGTCATAGATTGCATATTCTCCCAAACATATCAGACAACATCTAAGATCACTTCTGAGTCAACTGTAAATAAGTAGTCAATGAATTTACAAAACAGCACACTACAACAGAAGTTTGAATATATTAATTTAGGAGTGTCAACAAATTCACGCTAAAAAATATAACGCATTATATAAGCCTACTGTCTTTCGTTTCTGACATATTTTACGTTGAACATTTGCAATAGGCGCCAATTGGTCGCAGATTACATCGCATGCATTAATAAGTCAACAATCAAGTGATAACAGAAAAACCTAACCTGGTAATGCAAACGATTTGTTGAAAAGCTGATACAGAAGTACTTGAACTCCCACCCAATACAGCCTTATTATCGGTAAAATGAAAGACAGTAGCCACATCATTTGCAACGTCCCGACTCTTCCAGTTCTCTGTGTATCAACTATTAGATTCCGTGCCGAGGTGCTTGGTCTTTCAAGTTCCTACAGCGTCTGAAGCTTGGTCTTGACAGTTCCGCTAAAGCCGCATTACGAGCGAGGCACTCGACTAATGCAGATTGCAGAACATCGAGCTCTAATATCTTAACAAAGAACCTTTTATTGTAACATTCAACCTTTGTCATCGCGTAAACCAGACCCAGATCTGGGAACTGTGAAAAAAAGTATGCTATATAGGCTACGGTAAGCTATAATTAGACCTAGCAGAATTTGAGAAAATGTTCGTGCTCTTCGCCATTACTTTTGGTTTAAGTCTTTGCTTAACCCGTTGTGGTCCTTGCCAATATTAATGACTGCCATAgttaaagaaaaggaaaatccCGGGGCATATCCAAACAGCGTGTATCTATTTGACAAACATTGTGGTTCGTGGCTGCATGAAAAGAAGGGGTGCGCCCACAATTAACTCCCTAAACTTGATTTCTATACAAATTTGACTGACATGATGTTCTTTCCATCCATGTGTAGCCTATCAAAACATTTACCTAATTTATTCAAATGCAAGATGCATCTACATATGGTCTCCCTTTAAATTGTCTAGTCAATGCTGTATGTGATGTCTTTGTGCGTGGACGTCGAGTAGCCTAACATAAACATAGGCCTACCAGATATGGCTTTTAGAAAATGTGTGTTATAACAGGTAAAGTGGAACGGCTTACCGGTGATTCCACTGTCAGGGATGCACTCTGTCAAATAATCTTATAAAACTCAAAGGTTACCCTTTTTGAAGCAAATACATGTGTAATTTTACACCAAGCCTCACAACAATTGAAAGTTTGATTCAGTAACTTTCCTCACAATTGATCTTAATTTGTACACATTGATAGCCTATTTAAATGTGGCCTTGCTGATTGCAAATTACAACCCCAGTTTCTTATATTTCTCAATCCAAGTAGCCTATATCTGACTTGAAACTGTTGTCTATTCCTTTAAAATTTAAGGGACGCCAAACAAAACAACGGGCAAGATTAAACATGATCTGTTCATTTAAACGAAATAAGGAACGCAACATAAAATATGGTCCTAGATAGGTCGTACATGAGCTCAAATAAAGTAACCAGAACACACCCCTATGGTTGAAATAAATCTACGTATTTCCATAGTTAAGGACCTTATTAATTTATTTACATTGATTTAAATCTAAACTGTAGCCTAACTCAAATGTTAATTAGTAGACCTGCATTGCATGTAGCGTTTTCATCTGTGACAGGTTCCAGACGCATGCTTTGTAGTTTAACTGCCCTATCATTTCTGGATAACCACTGGTTGACAATACGATTTGCAGTAGGCTATTTAATAGGGTCACCCATCACTTTATTAACCATCCAGTTAAAAACTTGATTtggaacaaagaaaaaaaaatgtgtcgAGTTATCCCACAACGAGAGACCATTTGCAAGGGGAGAAGCTGCGATACATTCCCATTCAGTTGGATAAACGAAAAACGTGAAGCAAAGATGCTCTGCACTTGGGTAACCAATTGGTTCCCACTTGACTCTCAACGATTTGGGTGTTGTCATTGATAAAACTACCTACACGAGTTATGAAATGAAATATAACTAACATTGGTGGACTAGTGCGCGCAACATGTTgaatatcaaatcaaatttttAGCCTGTAGACAACATGAGCTATCTTGGCTACACCTGAAATAGAGTCTACAGAAATGCCCGTTTAACAATCTGTTAATTTCACCCTACACATCGTTCCCACAGTTTGATCTGTCAAAGACGCGCGGATGGACTTACCAGGGTCACCCTGGTGTCTCCGTGAAAGCAAACCTTGGGGTATCCTGGTCGTCTCAcgaagcacacccaattatccGAATCAAATACCATGATCACAATCCACGTCTCGACATATATACCATAATATTACATAGAGAATTAGCAAAatagcaaaaataaataacgCCACTAAGATTGTCTTGGTCACCGGTGATATCAGAGACTGCATATCTGCAGTAGGCAGAAGACTGCGCGGGCTCTGTTTGCTGTGGCTGTTGGGCTATGAATGAAGTGATGGACACGCTCTGCGCTCCAACAGACCTGGTCTTCGGTATCTGCATTGGTGCGTGTCAACTTTGAAAGAATGACTGGCGTGCAATCAGGCACCTGGTTTTCAGTCCCCTCTCTTATCTTAACACATTAAACCCTTCAAAACCGTAATCCCACAAGGGCGAAGTGGGCGAACGATTTGTTTCAACAAGCTCGCAAATTGATTCCCAATTTCTACTGCAATGTTGAGTGACCTCCACGTCAACATGGCACCAATCTGAATATAAATCACTATTCCATCGAGACCAAAGGATCACCGTTGACTTCTGCGCATTTTGACATGAATGTATTTTCCAGATCATGGGCCTATTTTTCGCTAGATGGCACGCGCGTCCCACACTGAGAACCGTGCTCGGTCCCAACTTTAGTCtacgacgcacacacactacatataTATGGGTAATTGAACATGAACCATGTCCCATCGTTTTATATTCTCACAACAACTGAATCTACACGATTGTTCTATTTACAGgccgaaaacacacacacacagagacacaaacacgacgtcataaaaaaaagaagcaaaatTAGGATAAGGATTTCTCATTTATGTTGTATGGGATCGTTTTACCCAGATTTATCGGGTTGAAAGTTCACTTGATTTATCTGTTCAATGGGATTATCTACCTTTTTTAATTGGTTCGACAACAAACACTGTGGGCTTCAGCAACCACGCCTTTATCACTACCCCATTGCCACACCCACAGCGTCTCCCGGCCTAGTGGAAAGTTGACGACGGCAAGGTTGAGGAAAGTTGAGGACTGTGCATTTGAGCAAACGTCTTTACATATCCTGACCCCCGGaaacctttcttttttttaaacatttgagCGAATGACTTGATCAAAGGAAAACGATTCGAGCAAAAACAATTTACAACAGCCGCCTTTAACACTGAAGTTTTAATAACTTTTCTGCAGCCTTCAGTCGACATGACGTTTTGCTTAAGGATTGCACTGCTTGTAAGTCTTATTATTGGGACACATACACAAGGTAAGACTTTTGTAAGAATTTTTGTAAACATATCCAGCATGGCGCTGTTGTAAACGATTAGTGATCATAATTTTAAAGACCCCACAGGTCCATTCGCCATGTTTTACCTTGCCTTCTAAGGTGCTAAACCAAAAGACCCACAGATCCATATATTAAGTTAATTTTAACAGATCTGTTCGGCCTACTTTATTATGTATCCtcatacattttaaaaataacCAACATGCCTACATAGCCTTGACTACAGCAGTAGAACTATATTTAAACAACAGGCAGATAGTCTCAAATTAGTTTAATCCAATCGTAGTTAGGTTTCGGAAAGTCTCAAGGGTGTGTTCATATTCCAAAATTGTGAAACCCCAGTATTTACGTGTATCTTACCAACTATTTTAAAGATAATGCATAGGCTAATTCTCTGTTGGATAACATTAAAGGTTCATGCCGACACCTGTGTTGCTCATATACCACCCTTAAATTCAACACGTTCTTAATACCTCTTTAACTTCAGTGTCTTTTGGGTCAAGAGTCGCAAATTACATTCTAAAAATATTTTCCGTTTCGTGACTGGCTGTCTTCTGGCCTTCGTTAGTCAGTATTGGGTAGAGCTGACCACAGGCATGCTACCCAGAACCAGTCTCAGTGATGTCATGTGATACATAGATTCAAACCACAGACTCAACAGATGAAACCACGTTTAATATCAGAACTTTGCCCCAATGCGTTAATATTGGAATAATTGCCTCAACATTTAAATACCTAGCCGTCTGCCATGATTCATGCGTAATTCCATAAGATATAACAACAACATTCATTGCCTTTTTAAAATGTGTAATGTAGGCTGTTATTTTATGAGGTTTACTAGACCTCTGTTTCATCTTTTCTAGCTATGCTTTGTTCTTTATCAGATGTTGTAAGTTACTTCCTTTAGTCAGAGAGGAAAGACTGTTGGTAAGCCCACAAGAGTGCTCCAGTTTCAACATGACTCATTCAACCCCAAGTTGTAGTAACAGTTGGCATGGCATTTTTCTAACATTCCTTACCCAAACTCTTCATAGTAACAGTAGACATTGCACATCATAACAAACACTGAGACCTCATGCAAAGTCCAAACACAGGCTGTATTTTTAATAAGTTAACAGATGGGTTTATCCAAAGCCACTATACTGCATTGTATTCAGATGGATGGCACAAAATGTAGTTGAATTTCAGGTAAAGGTTGGCTGTGGTGCTGCTGGCTTTCCAAAGACAAATAGCAAAATCAACAGAATCTATACATTTAAGTTAACTGTTAATCTGTGGTCGTCATGTGATTCAATCATTTCATGACAGATAattttagcctggctgccagcccaacttctccccgcccacaaaaaaatttggtcgggaagttgggtctggagggtctcgtattggggaacaactacagaaaaccagaatctgggcgtaccaatgaaattgccagggcgggctttgtaagatgatggacagatgatcaagagtaacgtaatcaacaacgtcacgaaagagcgcttgggttgaattcgttttcaacaaacaacatattacgttgctctgattggttgtaggtctatccaattgagcgaagaggcatttgttttacgagttcggttgaaacacgccccgtagtcacagtccaacggagagttttcagactcatattctgactagaattatgagtatgacaacgtcaggctaagatAATTTAACAAAATAGCAAGATTTTTTAAAACCTGGTATTAACGATGCTCTTTTTCTTACAGAGTTCAATCTGTTGGATGCTTTGGGAGGTGAGGTGCTAGATCAAACTTTGTGTCTGTTTTGGTTACATGTGTTATGATTTGTTTATAGGTGCATCCTGCCTTGTTGCTCAAAGTAGTTGCTTCAGAAATTATTAGTCATGGATGACAGGAAAGGTTTCATTGTGTTTGCGTTTTATTGGTTACAGATGGTGACTGACCGTAAGCTTTGTCTGTTTTCCTCAGATCCAGATCCAGCTCctactcctcctgctccacctccagcaAAGCCCAAAGATACTGGTATGGGACTGTCAATGCTATGTTTCCATTGATATTAATAAGAAGCTCCCTGTTACACTAAAGAACATAAGACTCGTAACGCCATTCTTCTGCCCACACATTGTGTTGTCCTATTTTGTTACTCCTCAGACACAGTATTATTACTGGCCTACTATATTATTATAAGTTCTGCTGTATACATCGAAAACATCAAACACATGATATGTCATGTCAAATACACAAATAATATTttgattgattttatttttttcccagATGGCTTTGATCTTTTGGATGCATTTGGCCCAGGTAAAGCAGCAAATGAGTACATTTAGGTCTAAAACACGGAGGTTTGACCTTCCTGTGTCTTTAATGACTTTGTATTACATGTCAGATTTATTTTTGCTTAATCATagaaagagaagacagagaacGAGGCAATGATTGGGCTTGAGTTTTGAAATGTTCTCCTTTCAGACACTGTGACAAAGAAACCGGTGGCCCCACCCCCTAAGGatggtggagctggaggtggtAAGTGCATGCGTCCATGCCCTGGAGATACTGGATTTATATACAGTCACTGGGGTTTGCACTTGAAGTAGAATTACCATAACTAaaatgctttttcattttaGATGACTTCAATATTTTGGACGCCTTTGACAATGGtaacacctcacacacatttgtattttattcattgTAATTTTGTAAGTACTTAACTTAAAAATGTGTAGTATGATTAACATGTCTAGTATGGTTGTATGTGTTGTCTGACTATCACATCTGTCACTAAACGTTACAATCCTAATCTAAACCTGCAACTGTAGATCCAAAGAAACCAGATCCAAAGAAACCGTCTGGAGGTACGTAAAGCATGCGCTCATGAACAGTGACCGGAgaacaattatttttatttatagtACGGTAAAAATACAGACATGGACCGTAGCTGAGCCATACTTCAGTTCTATACCTTTTGTAGTAAGGTCATAACCCCGCTAAAATGTTGATCTTAACTCAAATGATTAAAATCCCATCAGTACATGAGTCAGATTTCTATTGTAAGACTAGAATATTTAATGCCAGTGATGAGCTTGGATAGGAAGAACAAAGAAGTGTGATGAAATCctacagcccctctctcccctgtaaaATTGTTCATTCTTAGGTGGAATGGATGGCTTTGATCTAGAGGATGCTCTTGGTCCAGGTAAAGTTTTTGCTGGTGACAGGTGACCTAGTGAGGAGATCCTCCAGGGTTCAGGGTTCTTGGTGGTTTGGCTCATGGCTTCACTCTGTTGTATCCTGGCATCTCAACTTTAAATTCAACTTTGAGGAATACTTGGTGGCGGCTTTCATGAATCTGCAATATTTGTGATTGTGATTTTAATCGTTCCTGTGCTTCTTACCTGTCAGTTGAGTCTGTGATTACTAGCTTGTAGTGAAATATCAGGATACTGAAGTAACTATCATCCATAGACCCAAAGCCTGACAAACCTGCTGTTGTTCCACCTAAAAGTGGAGGCACTGGTAAGTCACAGTTTTCAGATTTAATCAAACCACTGGTCCTTGGTTGATTTGTTAATGAATGATCATACCCTATCCATCCCATCAACATGACTCAACTGATCTTATAGGAGGGGGCTCCTTTGATGACGGGGACCTGTTTGACATAGGCAACGATGATGGATACAACCCTGATGGAGGCAAATCGGGAGGTAAGACCTTTTTATTGATGACAATTACCACAAGCATTTCCATTTCCCTTTCACAGAGCAACACATGAGCAAACTGCTCTTAGGATGTGCATGTGCATTACATCACATCCAATTACAAAACTTCACAAAAAGTGGCTGAGGGATTAAGGGgagtcattaaaaaaaacagACTTGATTGATTTGGACCATCAGTATTACCTTTTAATTGCTGTGTAGTCTCTGTTCAAGTATGTGAACTAAGATTCCCATTTCTAATTGGAAAGAGAACCATCATGTTGTTATTATTGAAAAGTCATTTCTGTTCAGTTAACTTATTTTACACCAGAGAATGAAAACACAGCTATTCTCCCTTGAAACCCGAGTATTTCTCTCCCTTACTCACTGAATCTGGAAGAGTATGGAAGTAATTACTTGGGCTTCACAAAGGAAAAATGGGAATGAAAAGACGTTTCCAATTTAATTATTCCCATATGCCTGCTAGTCCAATTTGATTCTGCATGATTCTCTAAAGAGCGTGGAGGCTGAACTTCACTAACCTGTTATCACAGTAACTAGGAATCATTCAGCCCTTAAAGGCCCTTTTTAGTATAAGATTTGGTGCAAGATTTGACTGACTAATTAGTTAGCATTGATCTTGACTGTGTCTCCACAACATAAATGTGCAGAATATTACCCAGCATGCATCTCCATGCACAAAGCATGGAAGTCAACAAAAATGAGATTAAGAGTAAGTGTGAATGCCTAATTTATCTCTGTGTTGTTTGAATTTCAGGCCGTGCCAGTGACCCTGGCTCCAACCAGGGTAACTGTTTATGAAATtatacatttgtttgttttataatAGAAATTAAGGACTGTTGATAAGATGTACAATCAGTTATTCTAAATGATGTACAAGGATATCTATCTGATTTTGCAGGAGGTGGTGCAGATCAACCTCAAGGTAAGTTGAGTCATTTCCTCCACTGTTCTGTTGAATGGCATTCTTGCTCTGGTTCTGTCTTATCCTTTCCAATGTTTTTAATACTGCTCCAGTTATAGCCATAATGTCAAAGGGCAGAACAGTGAATGCCACTATATGTGTATCTTTGTTTCagttgacatttgtttttttaatcatttaCTAAAACTAGAATAACATAAAAAATGCTAAATTAAGTTCAACTCTGACATCTGAAAGTAGCTACCAGGGGCACTGCAGACATTGTGGAACATGGCCTATCCCTTCCTAAATAACGTTCTGTGCCAATGGTGTCAGTCATCTTTCCTATTCCGTGCGCTTTGTTCTAAATATATTCATTGTGGTTGTGCCCTCAGTGCTTTGTGTCTGGTGATATTGGTGTATGAAGTGGTTTTTGGTCTGATGATGAGCAAAGAGGCTAAATAAGAAAATGTTTATGAAGAAATTAGATAAAGGCTCGATATGGACTCTTTGGGAAATGGCATTGGTTTGCATATGGATTTGAACGCTGACTGGCTTTAGTGGGCTGTCCTAAAATCTAGCTGTAATTGTGTGTCATTGCAGATATAGATCATCTGTGGGGCCAGTTCCTGAAGCTTCTAGATGCTAACATGCCAGCGGAGGTCCATGTTTGGATAGACAACTTGAAACGTGTAGTGAAACCCCTGTTAGAGAGAGCCAATGAACTGTTTGAAGTGGGCCAGTGAGTCCTGATGGCTCTCTGGAAGCCAGCCTCCTGGCCTTTTCTGTTTGCTCCTTGGGTAGGACTGTGTAGGGTGTATAGTTTTCTTGGGATCTATTCTTTTGAGTTTCTTTTGAAACCCAGAACAAACTGTACAACTGTGCGTTCTTCTGTTACACAAATGACTTTTGTCCGATTTGGAAAAGGGTTTGTTCTCTTGATGGACTGGGTGACTCACGCTTCAACACCTCAcccttccttttttctttttgaggtGATTTTTTATCATACATGTTTATCACATGTGATTGATTCCACCTGAACATGTGTTCGGTCAATGGTTGTTAGAACCATTTATGAGCCGTTATTTAAAATATAAGTGAAGCAGGGTTGGGAGTAAAGAGATAAATGGCTCCAAAGTACTCGTACAAGGTCAAGCTGACTGCTGTCAGTCAAAtgtcaaacaaaagaaaaaaaatgttttattgtcttCACTATGCTACACACTGTAGTTGTTCATGATCCAGTGAAAACTACTATTTTCACTGAAGGCATACCATGCATAATTGCCCATGTCTGCTGTAGCTGTAAATAATATGCCTCAACATTCCATTTTGATACTGAAGGAAACATAAATGTCTGCCAAATACAGCTAAATATTAAGATACTGTTTCACAATAGTG includes the following:
- the LOC124474816 gene encoding LOW QUALITY PROTEIN: E3 SUMO-protein ligase ZBED1-like (The sequence of the model RefSeq protein was modified relative to this genomic sequence to represent the inferred CDS: inserted 1 base in 1 codon); the encoded protein is MEDKSTGASSSNLHLVTHPRAKSKVWKYFGFDTDSDGCILHWKRIYCRICMTQIAYSGNTSNLSYHLEKNHPDEFCEFVKSNTDQMREXFATAYSKRKPEGPFHQQHPQEPPKPNLGYENRRHSDLTSAVLSFICEGMYPVSVVEEPTFQALLKTTDPRYSPPTKSDIAKKFLPHVYQRSREAVLSVLAGVANCGVSTDLWQSQTQNRTYISLSMHCLNQNCSTSVFTTSSKCLKTFEVQEDNRSENITRALYDAFVEWGITHKVSGVTTNGSLDIVKACSLLDLSVQMPCFGHTVNRGMAEAFQLPHVDGFLGKCRKLVDYFHQSLTAICLLQEKQRLHGLSKCQLVNDRIRSWMSTLHMLLRLREQQPAVTSALVEDSDNHHLSFEGTEWSMVEGMIEMLQPFKVVADMMTSCRYPSISMVRPVLHMLLNTALKLNDRDLKEIGMAKEVVSRVLSSTYSQTAETATFLNVAAFLDPRYKRLPFLTLQERSQVDTKVIEEAKAVLEKQRAEQPSSVERPQSSDEPPDKKQALASASPCMMADSNPLAVIFYQSGTDENQEELHAQVVEELSNFKSQRVLGLNEDPLRWWSNHVALFPTLPKVLQKYWSVPATSVPCHRLFSSSGTILCGKRNRLAPAFVDQQVFLYENSRSYYEAEPREDDQEGWSFRLEQEPIA
- the cd99 gene encoding CD99 molecule isoform X1, with the translated sequence MTFCLRIALLVSLIIGTHTQEFNLLDALGDPDPAPTPPAPPPAKPKDTDGFDLLDAFGPDTVTKKPVAPPPKDGGAGGDDFNILDAFDNDPKKPDPKKPSGGGMDGFDLEDALGPDPKPDKPAVVPPKSGGTGGGSFDDGDLFDIGNDDGYNPDGGKSGGRASDPGSNQGGGADQPQEAAPGQIAGIASAIGMALLGAASSYFAYQKKKLCFKVQGGEDPERGKTHQGAQSEPQVLSNLLRTSS
- the cd99 gene encoding CD99 molecule isoform X2, translated to MTFCLRIALLVSLIIGTHTQEFNLLDALGDPDPAPTPPAPPPAKPKDTDGFDLLDAFGPDTVTKKPVAPPPKDGGAGGDDFNILDAFDNDPKKPDPKKPSGDPKPDKPAVVPPKSGGTGGGSFDDGDLFDIGNDDGYNPDGGKSGGRASDPGSNQGGGADQPQEAAPGQIAGIASAIGMALLGAASSYFAYQKKKLCFKVQGGEDPERGKTHQGAQSEPQVLSNLLRTSS
- the cd99 gene encoding CD99 molecule isoform X3; amino-acid sequence: MTFCLRIALLVSLIIGTHTQEFNLLDALGDPDPAPTPPAPPPAKPKDTDGFDLLDAFGPDTVTKKPVAPPPKDGGAGGDDFNILDAFDNDPKKPDPKKPSGGGMDGFDLEDALGPDPKPDKPAVVPPKSGGTGGGSFDDGDLFDIGNDDGYNPDGGKSGGRASDPGSNQGGGADQPQDIDHLWGQFLKLLDANMPAEVHVWIDNLKRVVKPLLERANELFEVGQ
- the cd99 gene encoding CD99 molecule isoform X4, with translation MTFCLRIALLVSLIIGTHTQEFNLLDALGDPDPAPTPPAPPPAKPKDTDGFDLLDAFGPDTVTKKPVAPPPKDGGAGGDDFNILDAFDNDPKKPDPKKPSGDPKPDKPAVVPPKSGGTGGGSFDDGDLFDIGNDDGYNPDGGKSGGRASDPGSNQGGGADQPQDIDHLWGQFLKLLDANMPAEVHVWIDNLKRVVKPLLERANELFEVGQ